A stretch of the Parabacteroides timonensis genome encodes the following:
- a CDS encoding PEP/pyruvate-binding domain-containing protein — MSGIPDFKNLVFKDTSFANLMNKRIYNVLLIATKYDAFMLEDDGRVDEQIFNEYTSLSLRYPPRFTQVTTEEEALAELEDRNFELIICMPNMDDRDIFAAAKEIKVHYPNIPIVVLTPFSKEVSKRIANEDLSAIDYVFSWLGNAELLLAIIKLIEDKWNAPDDTKSVGVQIILLVEDSIRFYSSALPHLYKFVLEQSQMFAKEALNGHQQTLRMRGRPKIKLARTYEEAVRIFDQYRDNMLGIVSDMSFMHNGMKDPYAGYKFGQYVRKTGLIIPFVLESSESCNKVYAKELGASFIDKNSKSYPQDLRKKIMQRFGFGDFVILNPQTKEEIMRIKDLKDLQKKVFQIPDDSLVYHLSRNHFSRFFYSRAMFPPAEVLKRVDVSDYKDMDEARKLIFDLIVQYRRMKNSGVVAIYQKDRFDEYSNFARIGDGSLGGKGRGLAFMGAMVKRYPKLETENFNTNIPKTVVICTDIFDEFMETNELLPIALGDADDETILKYFLRASLPASLIDDLMAFFDVVKSPIAVRSSSLLEDSHYQPFAGIYSTYMIPRMEDKYEMLRILSDAIKAVYASVFYRDSKAYMTATSNLIDQEKMAIVLQEVVGNRYNDHFYPTISGVARSLNFYPIGNEKAEDGIANIALGLGKYIVDGGQTLRFSPRHPHNILQMSTMDFALRETQTRFYALDLENLAQQFSIDDSFNLLRLNLKDADADGSLKYIVSTYDPYDQIIRDGYYSGGRKILSFVNILQHDVFPLAKTLDELLRIGQEEMGRPVEIEFAVNVDPNNHDKATFYLLQIRPIVDNKEIMDEDLSQVKNEETILSSTSVLGHGIVTDVQDIIYVKSGAFNSSNNQLIAYEIEKLNRRFTEEEKNYVLVGPGRWGSSDHWLGIPVKWPHISNARVIVECGLENYRVDPSQGTHFFQNLTSFGVGYFTINPFKGDGWFDEAYLNALPAVEDTEYLRHIHFDKPIVIKMDGKKSLGVVLKPE; from the coding sequence ATGAGCGGAATACCGGATTTTAAGAACCTTGTGTTTAAAGACACATCATTCGCCAATCTAATGAATAAGCGTATATATAATGTATTGCTTATTGCTACAAAATATGATGCCTTTATGTTGGAAGACGACGGGCGGGTCGATGAACAGATATTTAACGAATATACTTCGCTGAGCCTTCGTTATCCTCCCCGTTTTACCCAGGTGACTACGGAAGAAGAAGCACTGGCTGAACTGGAAGACCGTAATTTTGAATTGATCATCTGCATGCCTAATATGGACGACCGCGATATTTTTGCGGCGGCAAAGGAGATCAAGGTGCATTATCCTAATATTCCTATCGTGGTGTTGACGCCTTTCTCCAAAGAAGTTTCCAAACGTATAGCCAATGAAGACCTGAGTGCGATCGACTATGTATTCAGTTGGCTGGGAAATGCCGAGCTGTTGTTGGCTATTATTAAACTTATTGAAGATAAGTGGAATGCGCCCGACGATACGAAAAGTGTAGGTGTGCAGATCATTCTGTTGGTGGAAGATTCGATCCGTTTCTATTCTTCCGCTTTGCCGCATCTGTATAAGTTTGTTTTGGAGCAGAGCCAGATGTTTGCCAAGGAGGCGCTTAACGGTCACCAGCAGACGCTTCGTATGCGTGGTCGTCCGAAAATCAAACTGGCAAGAACCTACGAGGAAGCTGTCCGTATATTCGACCAGTACCGGGATAATATGCTCGGTATCGTTTCGGATATGAGTTTTATGCATAATGGGATGAAAGATCCTTATGCTGGTTATAAGTTTGGGCAGTATGTCCGTAAGACGGGATTGATCATTCCTTTTGTCCTGGAGTCGTCAGAGTCGTGCAATAAAGTATATGCGAAGGAGCTGGGTGCGTCGTTTATCGATAAGAATTCGAAAAGTTACCCGCAGGATCTCCGTAAGAAGATTATGCAGCGTTTCGGGTTTGGCGATTTCGTTATCCTGAATCCGCAGACGAAGGAAGAGATCATGCGTATCAAGGATTTGAAGGATTTGCAGAAGAAAGTCTTCCAGATACCGGACGATTCGTTGGTTTATCATCTTTCGCGCAATCATTTCTCACGCTTCTTCTATTCGCGTGCCATGTTCCCGCCGGCAGAGGTCCTGAAGCGAGTGGACGTGAGCGATTATAAAGATATGGATGAGGCTCGTAAACTGATATTCGACCTTATCGTACAATACCGCCGGATGAAGAACTCCGGGGTGGTGGCCATCTACCAGAAAGACCGTTTCGACGAGTACAGCAACTTTGCCCGTATCGGTGACGGTTCGCTGGGAGGAAAGGGGAGAGGCCTTGCTTTTATGGGAGCAATGGTGAAACGTTATCCGAAATTGGAGACGGAAAACTTCAATACCAACATACCGAAGACGGTAGTTATATGTACCGATATCTTCGACGAATTTATGGAGACGAACGAGTTGTTGCCTATCGCCTTGGGGGATGCCGACGATGAGACGATCCTTAAATATTTCCTTCGTGCCAGTCTGCCGGCCAGTCTGATCGACGACCTGATGGCTTTCTTCGATGTCGTGAAGAGTCCGATAGCCGTCCGTTCGTCCAGTTTGCTTGAAGACTCTCATTATCAACCGTTCGCCGGTATTTATTCTACTTATATGATTCCCCGGATGGAGGATAAATATGAGATGTTGCGTATTCTGAGCGATGCGATCAAGGCGGTGTATGCTTCTGTGTTCTATCGTGACAGTAAGGCATATATGACGGCAACTTCCAACCTGATCGATCAGGAGAAGATGGCGATCGTATTGCAGGAAGTGGTCGGCAACCGTTACAACGATCATTTCTACCCGACCATCTCCGGGGTGGCCCGATCACTGAATTTCTACCCGATCGGTAACGAGAAGGCGGAAGACGGTATAGCCAATATCGCCCTCGGACTGGGGAAATATATTGTTGACGGTGGTCAAACTTTGCGTTTCTCCCCGCGCCACCCGCATAATATTTTGCAGATGAGTACGATGGATTTCGCCCTTCGTGAGACGCAGACCCGCTTCTATGCGCTCGATCTGGAGAACCTGGCACAGCAGTTCTCTATCGACGACTCTTTCAACTTGTTGCGTCTGAACCTGAAGGATGCCGATGCCGACGGTTCTTTGAAATATATCGTTTCTACTTACGATCCGTACGATCAGATCATTCGTGACGGTTATTATTCCGGAGGGCGGAAGATCCTCTCTTTCGTTAATATCCTGCAACATGATGTATTCCCGTTGGCAAAGACGTTGGATGAATTGCTTCGTATCGGTCAGGAGGAAATGGGGCGTCCGGTAGAGATCGAGTTTGCTGTAAATGTCGACCCTAATAATCATGATAAGGCAACTTTCTATCTGCTTCAGATCCGTCCGATCGTCGATAACAAGGAGATTATGGATGAAGACCTGAGCCAGGTTAAGAATGAAGAGACAATCCTTTCTTCGACCAGTGTATTGGGTCATGGTATCGTGACGGACGTACAGGATATTATCTATGTAAAGAGCGGCGCTTTCAATTCTTCAAACAATCAGTTGATCGCTTATGAGATAGAGAAGCTGAACCGTCGTTTCACGGAAGAGGAGAAGAACTATGTCTTGGTTGGTCCCGGACGTTGGGGCAGCAGTGACCATTGGTTAGGTATCCCGGTGAAATGGCCTCATATCAGTAATGCGCGTGTGATAGTGGAATGTGGCCTGGAGAACTATCGTGTCGACCCGAGCCAGGGAACGCATTTCTTCCAGAACCTGACTTCTTTCGGTGTCGGTTACTTCACAATCAATCCTTTCAAAGGCGACGGCTGGTTCGATGAAGCGTATTTGAATGCTTTACCGGCTGTTGAGGATACAGAGTATCTGCGTCATATCCATTTTGACAAACCGATCGTTATAAAGATGGACGGGAAGAAGAGTTTAGGTGTAGTACTTAAGCCGGAATAA
- a CDS encoding metallophosphoesterase family protein: MKQILFSMLFLLGGLLNGNAQQPSLQFNKDGKFKIVQFTDVHYIHNNPKSAISVERINEVLDAEKPDLVLFTGDVIYGKPAEEGMRTILNLAAQRKIPFGMTFGNHDNEQGLTRAQLFDIIRTIPYNLTDSVKGVSGASNYILPIKSSNGNKDAAVLYCMDSHSYSQIEGIGGYDYIKFDQIQWYRDNSTKFTKQNGGTPVPSLAFFHIALPEYNQAASDETAIMVGTRKEKACAPQLNSGLFASMKEMGDIEGVFVGHDHDDDYAVYWKGILLAYGRYTGGDTVYNNLTNGARVIEMTEGEKGFKTWIRLKDNEIINKVNYPSDFIKKKD; this comes from the coding sequence ATGAAACAGATATTATTTAGCATGTTATTCCTGTTGGGCGGCTTACTGAACGGTAACGCCCAGCAACCGTCACTGCAATTCAATAAAGACGGAAAATTTAAGATCGTACAGTTTACGGACGTACATTATATCCATAACAATCCGAAATCGGCAATCTCTGTTGAAAGGATTAATGAGGTATTGGATGCAGAAAAGCCGGATCTGGTACTCTTCACCGGTGATGTAATCTACGGAAAACCTGCCGAAGAAGGTATGCGCACCATACTCAACCTGGCAGCCCAACGCAAAATACCTTTCGGTATGACATTCGGTAACCATGATAACGAGCAAGGGCTGACACGTGCGCAGCTGTTCGATATTATCCGGACAATCCCTTATAACCTGACCGACTCAGTAAAAGGTGTATCCGGAGCCAGCAACTACATCCTGCCGATCAAATCGTCGAATGGAAATAAAGATGCAGCCGTACTTTATTGTATGGACTCTCATTCGTATTCACAGATCGAAGGGATCGGCGGATACGATTACATCAAGTTCGACCAGATTCAATGGTATCGCGACAACAGCACTAAATTCACAAAGCAAAACGGTGGAACGCCGGTTCCTTCATTGGCATTCTTCCACATCGCTTTACCGGAATACAATCAGGCAGCATCTGACGAAACTGCTATAATGGTAGGAACACGTAAGGAAAAGGCTTGTGCACCGCAACTAAACTCCGGCCTGTTTGCTTCCATGAAAGAAATGGGAGACATCGAAGGCGTATTTGTCGGTCACGACCATGATGACGATTATGCCGTTTACTGGAAAGGTATCTTATTGGCTTACGGCCGTTATACCGGTGGCGACACGGTTTATAACAATCTGACCAACGGTGCCCGTGTGATCGAAATGACAGAAGGTGAAAAAGGTTTCAAAACCTGGATTCGTTTAAAGGATAACGAGATCATCAACAAGGTGAATTATCCTTCGGACTTTATCAAGAAGAAAGACTGA
- a CDS encoding alkaline phosphatase, translating to MKKRNLLLFLVLTIFTVSSAFAAKPKAKHVVWIGLDGWGAYSVEKAEMPVTKQFMKDGSYTLKKRSVLPSSSAVNWASMFMGAGPEIHGYTEWGSKTPELPSRELNKHGIFPTVFQLLRDAQPDAEIGCLYDWDGIKYLVDTLSMSYHAQGPDYNKQPTVLCEMAVKYITEKKPTLTMIAFDNPDHVGHADGHDTPAYYAKIKELDGYIGQIVDAVKKAGMYDETIFIITADHGGINKGHGGKTMQEMETPFIIAGKNIKKGYCFDDISMMQFDCASTVAEIFNLKQPQVWIGRPMPVFK from the coding sequence ATGAAAAAAAGAAACTTATTACTTTTTCTGGTTTTAACCATTTTCACCGTTAGTTCGGCTTTTGCCGCCAAACCAAAAGCAAAACACGTAGTCTGGATCGGCCTCGACGGCTGGGGAGCTTACAGTGTAGAAAAAGCGGAGATGCCCGTCACTAAACAATTTATGAAAGACGGTTCTTATACGTTGAAGAAACGTTCCGTACTGCCATCTTCCAGTGCTGTGAACTGGGCCTCTATGTTCATGGGTGCGGGTCCAGAGATCCACGGATACACAGAATGGGGTTCAAAAACACCAGAGCTGCCTTCACGCGAACTAAATAAACACGGCATTTTCCCGACAGTTTTCCAATTGCTTCGCGATGCTCAGCCGGATGCCGAGATCGGTTGTCTTTACGACTGGGACGGTATCAAATATCTTGTTGATACCTTGTCTATGAGCTATCATGCACAAGGTCCCGACTATAACAAACAGCCAACCGTATTATGCGAAATGGCCGTTAAATACATCACCGAGAAAAAGCCGACCCTTACAATGATCGCTTTTGATAATCCTGACCATGTAGGACATGCCGATGGACACGACACTCCCGCTTACTATGCTAAAATCAAAGAGTTGGACGGTTATATCGGCCAGATCGTCGATGCAGTAAAGAAAGCCGGTATGTACGATGAAACGATTTTCATCATCACAGCCGATCACGGTGGTATCAACAAAGGGCATGGCGGCAAGACGATGCAGGAAATGGAGACTCCTTTTATCATCGCCGGTAAAAATATCAAAAAAGGATATTGCTTCGATGACATCAGCATGATGCAGTTCGACTGCGCTTCTACCGTTGCTGAAATCTTCAACCTGAAACAACCGCAAGTTTGGATCGGACGTCCGATGCCGGTATTTAAATAA
- a CDS encoding metallophosphoesterase, with translation MKKRLFLSVITLLNMMTMNAQVQPVQPKLTDDQSFSMILLPDPQSYTKFDVNQPLFELMTAWTANNKERLNIEAVLCTGDLVEQNEIRIPDGVNGNQTSEEQWKAASQAFARLDNKLPYVICTGNHDYGYEKSENRLCRFPAYFPSERNSCWRKSLVEVGNNYQDIPTLENAAYEFDTKTWGKILVISLEFAPRDEAIEWAKTITEKPKYKDHKVILLTHSYLAWNGKRHIKENYKVSPANYGEAIWQKLVYPSSNICMVICGHECEIAPFKDNVSFRVDKNAAGKEIPQMMFNAQTADGFWHGNGGDGWLRIMEFMPDGQTIKIKTFSPLFAISPTTADKSWRTESYDQFDITIK, from the coding sequence ATGAAAAAAAGATTATTCTTATCCGTCATCACCTTACTGAATATGATGACAATGAATGCACAGGTACAGCCTGTACAACCTAAATTAACGGACGACCAGTCATTCTCCATGATCTTGTTACCCGATCCCCAGAGCTACACCAAATTCGATGTCAACCAACCCTTGTTCGAACTGATGACCGCATGGACAGCCAACAACAAAGAAAGATTAAATATCGAAGCCGTCCTATGTACCGGCGACCTGGTTGAACAGAACGAAATCCGTATACCGGACGGCGTGAACGGCAACCAGACCAGCGAAGAACAATGGAAAGCGGCCTCACAGGCTTTTGCCCGGTTGGATAATAAATTACCTTACGTTATCTGTACCGGCAATCATGACTACGGATACGAAAAGTCGGAAAACCGTTTATGCCGTTTCCCCGCCTATTTTCCTTCGGAAAGAAACTCCTGCTGGAGAAAATCACTGGTAGAAGTGGGAAACAACTATCAGGATATCCCTACGCTTGAAAATGCAGCATACGAATTCGACACGAAGACCTGGGGCAAAATACTGGTTATCTCCCTGGAGTTCGCACCACGCGACGAAGCCATCGAATGGGCAAAGACTATCACCGAAAAGCCGAAGTATAAAGATCACAAAGTTATTCTCCTAACCCACTCTTATCTCGCCTGGAACGGCAAACGCCACATAAAAGAGAACTACAAAGTATCTCCGGCTAATTACGGGGAAGCCATTTGGCAGAAACTCGTATATCCCTCTTCCAACATCTGTATGGTGATCTGCGGCCATGAATGCGAGATAGCTCCTTTCAAGGACAATGTTTCTTTCCGTGTGGATAAAAATGCTGCCGGCAAAGAGATTCCACAGATGATGTTCAACGCCCAGACGGCCGACGGTTTCTGGCATGGCAACGGTGGCGACGGCTGGTTGCGTATCATGGAATTTATGCCGGATGGTCAGACAATTAAGATAAAAACGTTCTCCCCACTTTTCGCTATTTCGCCGACAACAGCCGATAAATCCTGGAGAACCGAGTCGTACGACCAATTCGATATTACTATAAAATAA
- a CDS encoding BNR-repeat neuraminidase N-terminal domain-containing protein, translated as MKYIFALLIPFFSIFIVSSQLPTRNLALHLDGKDNNVRTGIGFLTGSWTLETWIKGDDNSWKDLEVIFGGGEYSFTNRADYLPLVIENGKLHSTWANLWSKEVLDDQWHHVAVSCDGFVTRLYLDGEVIDSKTTGISVLPGALGVNEDEPTTFGGFMDEVRIWNTAVPTETLKEWMNKPLAPTHPLFNSLVAYYNFDDGTKTEEVITNWVGKGDQAYHLRNGRNQYKGTAPLAYTVVNDNPKFVVPSKQQELFNAVVIDSEWDADQGSTDDQILKLRIAVTGDQAPLRLTALDLDLSEVTSLNDISNIHVYYTGKKARSDVKTELFGQGEKPRKKMSFRNESGAVTLTPGINYLLVTADIADKANPGNKIKISVPSFKLDETEYIPEKSEDPIDKSITENSKSNPNIVKVLQWNIWHGGNHLGKDGVTRIIDLIKTTNADVITMQEGYGSQQRIKEELGYNMQTASLQDNLVLFSRYSITPLPTKKTFFSNPVKLTLPDQRQMLVNACWIRYAYHPEYTGSFHMIGHNPYAWIADDARLGLVDLQNILENDTKPYLTGEDIPVILGGDFNSCSHLDWTAAAAPFHYGYGPVDFPISRYMQEKGYKDSFREINPDEIKRPEGTFAAIYGQLQRNRIDFLYYKGNNIRAVSSKIIKTTPEIDDVWASDHAAVLTTFELTPPSDK; from the coding sequence ATGAAATACATCTTTGCTCTACTTATACCTTTCTTTTCTATTTTCATTGTTTCATCACAACTTCCTACCCGCAATCTCGCCTTACATCTGGACGGAAAAGACAATAACGTCCGTACCGGCATCGGTTTCCTGACTGGATCATGGACCCTTGAGACATGGATCAAGGGCGATGACAACTCATGGAAAGACCTGGAAGTCATCTTTGGAGGTGGTGAATATAGTTTTACGAACAGGGCGGATTATCTGCCGTTGGTCATTGAAAATGGAAAACTTCATAGCACATGGGCTAATTTATGGTCTAAAGAAGTATTGGATGATCAATGGCATCATGTAGCAGTAAGCTGCGACGGATTCGTTACCCGACTTTATCTGGACGGAGAAGTCATCGACAGCAAAACAACAGGTATATCCGTTCTTCCCGGAGCATTGGGAGTCAATGAAGATGAACCGACCACTTTCGGGGGATTCATGGATGAAGTCCGTATCTGGAATACAGCCGTGCCAACAGAGACTTTAAAGGAATGGATGAATAAACCTTTAGCACCTACTCATCCTTTATTCAATTCACTGGTTGCCTACTACAACTTTGACGACGGAACAAAAACCGAAGAAGTAATAACCAATTGGGTCGGCAAAGGAGACCAGGCATACCATTTGCGAAACGGCAGAAACCAATATAAAGGGACTGCCCCGTTAGCTTATACCGTTGTGAATGATAACCCTAAATTCGTAGTACCTTCCAAACAACAAGAATTATTTAATGCAGTTGTTATCGACAGTGAATGGGATGCAGATCAGGGAAGTACGGACGACCAGATACTCAAATTAAGAATAGCCGTCACAGGAGATCAAGCTCCTTTGCGTTTAACAGCACTCGATCTCGACCTGTCGGAAGTTACCTCTTTAAATGATATATCCAATATCCATGTCTATTATACAGGTAAAAAAGCTCGTTCAGATGTAAAAACTGAATTATTTGGACAAGGGGAAAAGCCCCGGAAGAAAATGTCTTTCCGGAATGAATCGGGAGCTGTCACATTAACACCCGGCATCAACTATTTATTAGTTACGGCAGATATTGCAGACAAGGCTAATCCCGGCAATAAAATAAAAATATCCGTACCGTCTTTCAAACTGGACGAGACTGAATACATTCCTGAAAAAAGCGAAGACCCCATTGATAAAAGCATCACCGAGAACAGTAAAAGCAATCCGAACATCGTTAAGGTTCTTCAATGGAACATCTGGCATGGAGGCAATCACCTGGGTAAAGATGGAGTAACCCGGATCATCGATCTTATTAAGACAACAAATGCAGACGTTATTACCATGCAGGAAGGATACGGCAGTCAACAACGTATAAAAGAGGAATTGGGATATAACATGCAGACCGCCTCTTTACAGGATAATCTGGTACTCTTCAGCAGATATTCCATAACTCCCCTACCGACAAAGAAAACATTCTTTTCCAACCCTGTCAAACTGACATTACCCGACCAACGACAGATGTTAGTCAACGCCTGCTGGATACGGTATGCTTATCATCCCGAATATACCGGCAGTTTTCATATGATAGGTCATAATCCTTATGCATGGATCGCCGATGATGCCCGACTGGGACTAGTCGACCTGCAAAACATTCTGGAAAATGATACAAAACCTTATTTAACGGGCGAAGATATTCCGGTTATCCTTGGCGGTGATTTTAATTCCTGCAGCCATTTAGACTGGACCGCCGCTGCCGCACCGTTTCATTACGGATATGGTCCCGTCGACTTCCCTATTTCCCGATATATGCAGGAAAAAGGATATAAAGACAGTTTCCGCGAAATCAATCCGGATGAAATAAAACGTCCGGAAGGGACCTTCGCCGCCATCTACGGGCAACTGCAAAGAAACAGGATCGACTTCCTTTATTATAAAGGGAACAATATCCGCGCTGTCTCTTCCAAAATCATAAAAACAACACCGGAGATAGACGACGTATGGGCTTCCGACCATGCAGCAGTCCTGACTACATTCGAACTGACGCCTCCATCCGACAAATAA
- a CDS encoding SusD/RagB family nutrient-binding outer membrane lipoprotein, which produces MKTILIKLKYVIPVCILLSVFVRCTSNFNDINTDPNKPTTVTSSMLATKVILDHIMPSGLWNSEFLSKRLISGEGIDLYQYNSLSKGDFNLLQGLTNAYKMMEIAPDSDKDAYAGLYHYLKAWAFYRTSLDMGDIPYSEALDIETYRYPKYDDQKDVFIGVLDDLDKADTYFAKANESFEGDIVYGGNTENWRKATNVLRLKVLMSLQKRAEDTTDLRIEQLFAQIVKEKPLFESNADNLQIVFANKNGQENPMHVTQWRAMETYPGSETLITPLKKYKDYRLFYYFAPIQALTDPLYLPQGATLLERNDWNAYIGLDPTAAISETAVKVSTKMYNRVNDIYRNNFVGVPVIRLGYADMNFILAEAVERGWINGSAKEYYEKGIRASFEFVRSTVPNEEIYTQGVSITDDYIKEYLTGPYVSYRQEGSIQERLEQIWMQTYLASFFHLQWDSYYEYRRTGNPKFPINPETNLNEVRDKIPMRWLYPQNEINYNKEQMDIALQRQWGGVDNINNIMWIIK; this is translated from the coding sequence ATGAAAACAATTCTCATAAAATTAAAATATGTAATACCGGTATGTATTCTATTGAGTGTATTTGTTCGTTGTACATCAAATTTTAATGATATTAACACAGACCCCAATAAACCGACGACAGTAACATCCTCTATGTTAGCAACAAAAGTCATATTGGATCACATAATGCCATCCGGATTATGGAACAGTGAATTTTTAAGTAAACGATTAATCTCAGGAGAAGGAATTGATCTTTATCAATATAATAGTTTATCCAAAGGTGATTTCAATTTGTTACAAGGATTAACTAATGCATATAAAATGATGGAAATTGCCCCTGATTCGGACAAAGATGCATATGCCGGGCTCTATCATTATTTAAAAGCATGGGCATTCTATCGTACTTCCCTAGATATGGGCGATATTCCATATAGTGAAGCTCTGGACATAGAAACATACAGATATCCTAAATATGATGATCAAAAGGATGTATTTATAGGTGTTTTAGATGATCTGGATAAAGCTGATACATATTTTGCTAAAGCCAATGAAAGTTTCGAAGGAGACATCGTTTATGGGGGAAATACAGAAAATTGGAGAAAGGCGACCAATGTGTTACGTTTAAAGGTCTTAATGTCCTTACAAAAAAGAGCTGAAGATACAACGGATTTACGGATTGAGCAGCTCTTTGCACAGATAGTAAAAGAAAAACCCCTGTTTGAAAGTAACGCAGACAACCTTCAGATTGTATTTGCGAATAAAAATGGTCAGGAAAACCCAATGCACGTAACACAATGGAGGGCTATGGAGACTTATCCCGGATCTGAGACCCTAATCACTCCTTTGAAAAAATACAAAGATTATAGATTATTCTACTATTTTGCTCCTATTCAGGCATTGACTGATCCACTTTATTTGCCCCAGGGAGCAACATTGTTGGAAAGAAATGATTGGAATGCTTACATAGGTTTAGATCCAACAGCAGCTATCAGTGAAACAGCAGTAAAAGTCTCTACCAAAATGTATAACAGGGTAAATGATATTTACCGTAATAACTTTGTAGGAGTTCCTGTTATCCGTTTAGGATATGCTGATATGAATTTTATACTTGCTGAAGCGGTAGAAAGAGGTTGGATAAACGGCTCCGCTAAAGAATACTATGAAAAAGGTATTCGTGCATCTTTTGAATTTGTTAGATCTACTGTACCCAATGAAGAAATATATACTCAAGGAGTATCCATAACAGATGATTATATCAAGGAATATTTAACAGGTCCTTATGTTTCTTACAGACAAGAAGGTTCAATACAGGAAAGATTAGAACAAATTTGGATGCAGACCTATTTAGCTTCATTTTTCCATTTACAATGGGATTCTTATTATGAATATAGAAGAACTGGTAATCCAAAATTTCCAATTAATCCGGAAACTAATTTAAATGAAGTAAGAGATAAGATTCCAATGAGATGGCTTTACCCTCAAAATGAAATAAATTATAATAAGGAGCAAATGGATATCGCTTTACAACGTCAATGGGGAGGAGTTGACAATATAAATAATATTATGTGGATAATAAAATAG